One window of Botrimarina mediterranea genomic DNA carries:
- a CDS encoding glycosyltransferase family 4 protein — MSDTIPTRIVSIGAEWLNVRTGGLNRYAEGVSRALAAEGVAQRWLVTGTEDLTPSELVQVHAVASPDDGVITRLRAMWRERSIIEGADLVTSHLALYAYPLRGRLKYLPHVVHFHGPWADESHVEKKVGLNVRVKRHIEHAVYATGDRFITLSQAFANVLFHRYDVNPERVRVIPGGVDIDHFETGLSRRDARRSLRWELDRPIVLCVRRLVHRMGLEQLIEAMAEVRRSRPDAQLMIAGKGPLSPALADIVTESGLADTVRLLGFVPDDALPTVYRAADLSIVPSQSLEGFGLIIPESLAAGTPALVTPVGGMPEIVRDLDSNLILPGSTVGDIRDGLLNALNGLESLPSTAACQAYAQERFSWPAIAKRVLSVYTEAMEAYN, encoded by the coding sequence GTGTCTGATACCATCCCGACTCGAATCGTCTCTATCGGCGCCGAGTGGCTTAACGTCCGTACCGGCGGACTCAACCGCTATGCGGAAGGGGTCTCCCGCGCGCTTGCGGCCGAGGGCGTCGCGCAACGATGGTTGGTGACAGGGACAGAAGACCTGACCCCGAGCGAGTTGGTTCAAGTTCACGCCGTCGCGTCACCCGACGACGGCGTGATCACCCGCCTTCGCGCCATGTGGCGGGAGCGTTCAATTATCGAGGGCGCCGACTTGGTCACGTCGCACTTAGCGCTCTACGCGTACCCCTTGCGTGGGCGCCTGAAGTATCTACCCCATGTCGTTCATTTCCATGGTCCCTGGGCCGACGAGTCTCACGTCGAGAAGAAGGTCGGTCTCAATGTGCGGGTCAAGCGTCATATTGAACACGCGGTGTACGCGACGGGCGACCGCTTCATCACGCTTTCGCAGGCGTTCGCCAACGTACTCTTCCATCGCTACGATGTGAATCCTGAACGAGTGCGGGTGATCCCGGGTGGCGTCGATATCGATCACTTCGAAACCGGGCTCTCAAGGCGAGACGCGCGGCGAAGCTTACGATGGGAACTCGATCGGCCAATCGTGCTTTGCGTTCGCCGGCTCGTTCACCGCATGGGGCTTGAACAACTCATCGAAGCAATGGCTGAGGTCCGCCGGAGTCGCCCCGACGCCCAGTTGATGATCGCTGGCAAAGGCCCCTTATCGCCGGCGCTGGCCGACATCGTCACTGAATCCGGCCTTGCCGATACGGTGCGTCTGCTGGGTTTCGTCCCCGACGACGCGCTGCCGACGGTGTACCGCGCTGCGGACCTCTCGATCGTGCCAAGCCAGTCGCTAGAAGGCTTCGGGCTGATCATTCCTGAATCGTTGGCAGCGGGAACCCCCGCGCTCGTCACTCCCGTCGGGGGCATGCCGGAGATCGTTCGTGACCTAGACTCGAACCTCATCCTCCCAGGCTCGACCGTCGGCGATATCCGTGACGGGTTGCTGAACGCGCTGAACGGCCTGGAGAGCCTACCGAGTACAGCCGCTTGCCAAGCTTATGCTCAAGAACGGTTCAGCTGGCCGGCGATCGCCAAACGCGTCCTCAGCGTCTACACCGAGGCGATGGAGGCATACAACTGA
- a CDS encoding glycosyltransferase family 4 protein, with the protein MTAPSVLFIDQSGQLGGAELSLFDVVRTRLDAGAKRDTVALFTEGPFADQLRSAGVRVEVLQEDLKVQKNAGLTRHLAAAPNALKLALRLRNLATQHEVIYANTQRAAVIGGVAAKWARKPFLWHLRDMLDASHFSRANRRIAVLTSNACARTVIANSKATANAYRRAGGKCPTRIVYNGIDAVPFDKVTVEEANAVRRSFAVGEDTPLIGVFGRITEWKGHRILLEAIQCDELGRVQVVVVGDALFTDADRRLAHELISLTRRDALAGRVHWLGHRNDVPTLMKGCDAIVHCSTQPEPFGRVILEGQLAGRPVIAAAAGGALEIIEDGVNGLLTPPGDVQSLSAAIQRLLSDRELTSSLVAAGSRTARSRFTLASYVTAVEDVINAAVIDNNSCRTG; encoded by the coding sequence ATGACGGCGCCCAGTGTTCTCTTCATTGATCAAAGCGGTCAGCTAGGCGGAGCCGAGCTCTCGCTATTTGACGTCGTCCGCACTCGGCTCGATGCCGGCGCTAAGCGTGACACGGTTGCCCTCTTTACCGAGGGCCCCTTTGCTGATCAACTCCGCTCCGCCGGCGTGCGGGTTGAAGTACTACAAGAAGATCTCAAAGTTCAGAAGAACGCGGGCCTCACACGGCACCTGGCGGCGGCGCCGAACGCATTGAAGCTTGCGTTGAGATTAAGAAATTTGGCGACGCAACACGAGGTCATCTACGCCAATACACAACGCGCAGCCGTCATCGGCGGAGTGGCCGCCAAATGGGCTCGGAAGCCCTTCCTGTGGCATCTGCGAGACATGCTCGACGCCAGTCACTTCAGCCGGGCCAACCGCCGGATTGCAGTGCTCACTTCCAACGCGTGCGCGAGGACAGTGATCGCTAATTCGAAGGCCACCGCCAACGCCTACCGCCGCGCCGGCGGAAAATGCCCCACAAGAATTGTCTACAACGGCATCGATGCTGTTCCTTTCGATAAAGTTACCGTCGAGGAAGCGAACGCCGTCAGGCGATCATTTGCAGTCGGTGAAGATACGCCACTCATCGGCGTATTCGGACGGATCACCGAATGGAAGGGGCACCGCATCTTACTCGAAGCGATTCAATGCGACGAACTCGGCCGCGTACAAGTAGTCGTCGTTGGCGATGCACTGTTCACGGATGCCGATCGACGACTTGCCCATGAACTGATCTCCCTCACAAGGCGCGATGCACTCGCCGGTCGAGTACACTGGCTTGGCCATCGAAACGACGTGCCGACGCTCATGAAGGGTTGTGACGCCATCGTTCACTGCTCGACTCAGCCGGAGCCTTTTGGACGCGTTATCCTAGAAGGTCAGCTCGCGGGTAGGCCGGTGATTGCCGCGGCGGCAGGTGGCGCTCTGGAAATCATCGAAGACGGCGTGAACGGACTCTTGACTCCCCCCGGTGATGTTCAATCGCTCTCAGCTGCGATTCAACGACTATTATCCGATAGAGAGCTGACAAGTTCGCTCGTCGCAGCGGGGTCACGAACGGCTCGCAGTCGATTTACGTTAGCATCGTACGTCACAGCCGTAGAGGACGTCATTAACGCTGCCGTTATAGACAATAATTCTTGCCGGACGGGCTAG
- a CDS encoding glycosyltransferase family 2 protein, which translates to MNTHRLLPAFYQETSGHRQRPSTSEIDMQSLEPTALLGTTNAGDTAAMPYDNLSWPKISVVTPSYNQGEFLEATIRSVLDQDYPGLEHLVVDGGSNDGSRAILERHTHDLAFWCSEPDNGQADALSKGFDRATGDVLGWLCSDDRLRPGALETVGRIFRDEPDTHVLVGHVDFVDPSGKLVYAAKGRDSTLLDVASYWKGYHLHQPAVFWRRGIYESAGRIRKNLYYTMDFELWLRLAELTSFRLVDQVLAEATVHAEAKNGVTFVPYRRHQLIDVMRRYGQPFSTRHWSVRIALYRHLAIEPVRMLLGRKPLYL; encoded by the coding sequence TTGAATACGCACCGCCTTTTACCAGCGTTCTACCAAGAGACCTCCGGTCACCGTCAAAGACCATCGACTTCAGAAATCGATATGCAGTCGCTAGAGCCAACAGCCTTGCTTGGAACTACGAACGCTGGTGATACGGCGGCCATGCCCTACGACAACCTGTCGTGGCCGAAGATCTCTGTGGTCACACCTTCCTACAACCAGGGCGAATTCCTCGAGGCCACGATCCGTTCGGTCCTCGATCAAGACTATCCCGGTCTCGAACATCTCGTCGTTGATGGCGGCAGCAACGACGGCAGCCGCGCGATACTCGAACGCCACACCCATGACCTCGCCTTCTGGTGTTCCGAACCCGACAACGGGCAGGCCGATGCGCTCTCCAAAGGGTTCGACCGAGCGACCGGGGACGTGTTGGGTTGGCTTTGCAGCGACGACCGCCTTAGACCAGGCGCCCTCGAAACGGTGGGGCGGATCTTTCGTGACGAGCCCGACACACACGTCCTAGTGGGACACGTGGATTTTGTTGACCCATCTGGGAAGCTTGTCTATGCGGCCAAAGGGCGTGACTCGACGCTGCTCGACGTAGCTTCGTATTGGAAGGGGTATCACCTCCACCAGCCCGCGGTTTTCTGGAGACGGGGCATCTATGAATCCGCCGGACGCATCCGGAAGAACTTGTACTACACGATGGACTTCGAACTCTGGCTTCGATTGGCTGAACTAACCTCATTCCGACTTGTTGATCAGGTTTTGGCAGAGGCAACGGTCCATGCTGAAGCCAAGAACGGAGTCACTTTTGTTCCTTACCGTCGTCATCAGTTGATCGATGTGATGCGTCGCTACGGCCAACCTTTCTCGACGAGGCATTGGTCGGTTCGAATTGCCTTGTACCGACACTTGGCCATCGAGCCCGTAAGAATGCTCCTCGGTCGCAAGCCTTTGTATCTCTAG
- a CDS encoding glycosyltransferase has protein sequence MPPAISLIVCTDGARVPTELLEALARQVGLPEAGVELLLIYSGHRRVVREISTAAEQKLHRNWTVVNLCSPKPGKARAINLGLERSRADILAWTDDDITPEPEWLATLCRPLLLPHDHPEASDITGGVVTIATHLEQYWFTERHRLRLAETLSEKRQGFVGANLAFRRSVLKHVPCFDEELGPGALGFQEETLFVRQLEVADARGCFVTDARVVHCFDPIRLTRPSLLQSAEKTGRSTAYVTRHWEHEKPTFLWLRLLRKRLQLVWWRLRNRTGRDDESEGADDKELDLYQIAVFYKSLINEWRRPANYSRHGLERIELIPEQAASVDSPVIRSARTPSAS, from the coding sequence GTGCCACCCGCCATCAGCCTCATCGTCTGCACCGACGGCGCCAGAGTCCCTACGGAACTCCTGGAAGCCCTCGCACGGCAAGTCGGATTACCGGAGGCTGGAGTTGAGCTACTACTCATCTACAGCGGTCACCGACGCGTCGTTCGTGAGATCAGCACAGCGGCGGAGCAGAAATTGCACAGAAACTGGACCGTCGTCAATCTCTGCAGCCCAAAGCCGGGCAAGGCGCGGGCTATCAATCTGGGGTTGGAACGTAGCCGTGCCGATATTCTGGCCTGGACAGACGACGACATAACCCCCGAGCCCGAATGGCTGGCGACGCTCTGTAGGCCACTGCTATTGCCACACGATCACCCAGAAGCTTCGGACATCACCGGCGGCGTTGTCACGATCGCGACGCACCTCGAGCAGTATTGGTTTACCGAGCGTCATCGACTTCGACTCGCTGAGACTCTTTCAGAGAAGCGCCAAGGATTTGTCGGCGCCAATCTCGCCTTCCGGCGATCCGTTCTCAAGCACGTTCCGTGTTTTGACGAGGAACTCGGACCTGGCGCGTTGGGGTTTCAAGAGGAGACGCTTTTTGTTCGACAACTTGAAGTCGCTGACGCACGAGGCTGCTTTGTGACTGACGCCAGAGTGGTCCACTGCTTCGACCCCATTAGGCTTACCCGGCCCTCACTCCTACAGTCGGCGGAGAAGACCGGACGATCGACTGCCTATGTCACCAGACACTGGGAGCATGAGAAACCAACCTTCCTCTGGCTTAGGCTCCTTCGAAAGAGGTTGCAGCTTGTGTGGTGGCGCCTGCGTAACAGGACAGGTCGAGATGATGAGTCTGAGGGGGCAGACGACAAAGAGCTCGACCTCTATCAGATAGCAGTTTTCTACAAGTCTCTAATCAACGAATGGCGCCGCCCCGCCAACTATTCACGACATGGCTTGGAGCGAATCGAGTTGATTCCTGAGCAAGCCGCCAGTGTTGATAGTCCGGTTATTCGATCGGCTAGAACCCCGAGTGCTAGCTGA
- a CDS encoding glycoside hydrolase family 16 protein, whose amino-acid sequence MNIGSIPLGIVAFAVCQALTAGAAHADWPTEADPPPPIEQGGYELVWADEFDKDGVPNPANWDYEHGFVRNNELQWYQPQNAMVDNGLLTIQAVRERRANPDYHVGSRSWATQRKSAEYTSASVITQGKREWLYGRFVMRAKIPTAPGMWPAFWTLGDGSWPRCGEIDVMEYYRGMVLANAAWQGEDRLVAWDAVRVPIDQLGDASWSDEFHLWRVDWTAARIDIYVDDRLINSIDSTVADGGGHEGKNPFRQPHYLLVNLAVGGQNGGDPSGVEMPAKYVIDFIRVYQRQDDGVIPKSSHRQSLSPTEVAARAD is encoded by the coding sequence ATGAACATTGGATCGATCCCGCTCGGCATTGTCGCTTTTGCCGTGTGCCAAGCATTGACGGCCGGCGCCGCGCATGCGGACTGGCCCACCGAAGCCGACCCGCCACCCCCCATCGAGCAAGGCGGCTACGAGCTGGTGTGGGCGGACGAGTTCGACAAAGATGGCGTCCCCAACCCGGCCAACTGGGACTACGAGCACGGCTTCGTCCGCAACAACGAGTTGCAATGGTACCAGCCGCAAAACGCCATGGTCGATAATGGGCTCTTGACCATTCAGGCCGTCCGCGAGCGCCGTGCCAATCCCGACTACCACGTAGGGAGCCGGTCGTGGGCCACGCAACGAAAGTCTGCCGAGTACACGTCCGCCTCCGTAATAACTCAAGGCAAACGCGAGTGGCTCTACGGCCGGTTCGTGATGCGAGCCAAGATCCCGACCGCGCCCGGTATGTGGCCGGCGTTTTGGACCCTCGGCGACGGCAGTTGGCCACGCTGCGGTGAGATCGACGTGATGGAGTACTACCGCGGCATGGTACTCGCCAACGCGGCCTGGCAAGGCGAAGACCGGCTGGTCGCCTGGGACGCTGTTCGCGTGCCGATCGATCAACTCGGCGACGCCAGTTGGTCCGATGAGTTCCACTTATGGCGGGTGGACTGGACTGCGGCGAGGATCGATATCTACGTTGACGACCGATTGATCAACAGCATTGACTCCACGGTGGCGGACGGCGGCGGCCACGAAGGCAAAAACCCTTTCCGGCAGCCTCACTACCTCCTTGTCAACCTAGCCGTTGGTGGTCAAAACGGCGGCGACCCCTCAGGCGTCGAGATGCCCGCAAAGTACGTCATCGACTTCATTCGTGTCTATCAGCGACAAGACGACGGCGTCATTCCGAAATCCTCACATCGTCAGTCACTATCACCTACGGAAGTCGCGGCTCGGGCCGACTAG
- a CDS encoding glycosyltransferase — protein sequence MVPTYRRPDMLVGCLRALSAQTLPPLEVFVCYRDGDGQTERALLSLGEKELSLVHRMVLGSSDNFAAGLRAGIAASSGDLVALTDDDSEAPPDWLERITGYFRDASVAGVGGRDVLPSETVLAEVVGRIQWFGRRIGNHHAGVGGMRDVDFLKGVNCCFRGDLLREIGVDRRLKGSGTVIHTELSICLPMRRSGWRLIYDPQLSVTHHIAQRQDGDNNHRGEFNTSGFGDTTHNETLMVLEHLSPLGRIAFACWSFLIGTAFTPGLLHCLRSVATGGEPATQAVRRWWATRSGRFAGLRTYLLLPRPTQLVAKRRP from the coding sequence GTGGTCCCCACGTACCGTCGGCCCGATATGCTCGTCGGATGCCTCAGGGCGTTGAGCGCGCAGACATTGCCGCCGCTTGAGGTGTTCGTCTGCTATCGCGATGGTGATGGCCAGACCGAGCGCGCCCTCCTATCCCTCGGTGAAAAAGAACTGTCGCTTGTTCATCGGATGGTGCTGGGAAGTAGCGACAACTTCGCGGCAGGACTCCGTGCCGGGATCGCTGCTAGTAGCGGTGACCTCGTCGCGTTAACCGACGATGACTCGGAAGCTCCGCCGGACTGGCTGGAACGGATTACGGGCTACTTCCGTGACGCCTCGGTAGCCGGCGTTGGCGGCCGCGATGTTCTCCCCAGCGAAACCGTGTTGGCAGAAGTCGTCGGTCGCATCCAATGGTTCGGACGAAGGATCGGCAACCACCATGCCGGCGTAGGCGGCATGCGTGACGTCGATTTCCTCAAAGGCGTTAATTGCTGCTTCCGAGGCGACCTGCTGCGGGAAATTGGGGTCGATCGCCGACTGAAAGGGTCCGGAACTGTTATCCACACGGAGCTCTCCATTTGCCTGCCGATGCGGCGGTCGGGATGGCGTCTGATATACGATCCGCAGCTATCCGTGACGCATCACATCGCGCAGCGTCAGGACGGCGACAACAACCACCGCGGGGAATTCAACACCAGCGGATTTGGAGATACAACGCATAACGAAACACTGATGGTGCTTGAGCACCTAAGTCCCCTCGGACGGATCGCATTCGCGTGTTGGAGTTTCCTGATCGGCACAGCCTTCACGCCGGGTTTACTCCATTGCCTTCGGTCAGTCGCAACCGGGGGAGAGCCGGCTACACAGGCGGTGCGCCGCTGGTGGGCCACGCGCTCCGGACGGTTTGCGGGTTTGAGAACCTATCTTTTATTGCCGCGTCCCACGCAATTAGTCGCGAAGAGGCGCCCATGA
- a CDS encoding glycosyltransferase family 4 protein produces MKVALLSHTFLSTDGQGKVNAKVAEHLLRRGHAVTLISADRQGDVEGLEGASHITVSPAKAPTRLLRHLLFGKRSADTIQRLRSEHDLIVANGGISMASSDVNLCHFVHASWIKSAQHPARASRRRPWSWYQYAYSWQARRWEADAYRRARRIVAVSGLVKEQLVKDVGVEAAKVVVVENGLDPGPSEKCSITREHARKVFDVDDDAFVVFFAGELKTPRKNFDVLLRALPTLPPQVVLVAAGAYDGGPYPTMAARLMVRDRVRFLGFRRDVNSLFPGGDAFALLSHYDPFGLVLTEAMSVGLPIVTSATCGACAAVRRHDAGIVLENPTDTTATANAIRLLLGDRSMRRRMGAGGRAAAQELAWPRVGERYEAILIEVASEVAAGSPASSSQSGRDSCV; encoded by the coding sequence ATGAAAGTAGCTCTCTTAAGTCACACGTTCCTCTCCACCGACGGCCAGGGGAAGGTCAACGCCAAGGTTGCCGAACACCTTCTCCGGCGTGGGCACGCCGTAACGCTGATCTCAGCGGACCGACAGGGCGATGTCGAAGGGCTTGAGGGTGCGTCGCACATCACCGTCTCGCCTGCGAAAGCGCCGACTCGACTGCTGCGACACTTATTGTTCGGAAAGCGCTCGGCCGACACGATTCAACGCCTCCGTAGCGAGCATGACTTGATTGTCGCCAATGGCGGGATCAGCATGGCGTCGTCGGACGTGAACCTCTGCCACTTCGTGCACGCCAGCTGGATAAAGTCGGCGCAACATCCGGCCCGTGCGTCCAGGCGACGCCCGTGGAGTTGGTACCAGTATGCCTATTCGTGGCAGGCGCGCCGCTGGGAAGCCGACGCCTACCGGCGGGCGCGCCGGATCGTAGCGGTCTCCGGCCTTGTTAAGGAACAGTTGGTGAAGGATGTCGGCGTTGAAGCTGCGAAGGTGGTTGTCGTCGAGAACGGCCTCGACCCCGGACCTTCAGAGAAATGCAGTATTACCCGAGAGCACGCGCGGAAAGTGTTTGATGTCGATGACGACGCATTCGTCGTCTTCTTCGCCGGCGAATTGAAGACTCCTCGAAAAAACTTCGACGTTCTTCTTCGTGCGCTTCCGACTCTGCCGCCGCAGGTGGTTCTTGTCGCGGCAGGTGCGTATGACGGAGGACCGTATCCGACGATGGCCGCCCGCCTCATGGTCCGAGATCGGGTGCGATTCCTGGGATTCCGTCGTGACGTCAATTCGCTTTTCCCTGGTGGCGATGCGTTCGCCCTGCTATCGCATTACGACCCGTTTGGGCTAGTGCTCACCGAAGCAATGTCGGTTGGTCTCCCCATCGTCACATCGGCAACCTGCGGTGCTTGCGCGGCGGTGCGTCGCCACGATGCTGGCATCGTACTGGAGAACCCTACCGATACCACAGCCACCGCCAACGCGATACGGCTGCTACTTGGAGATCGTTCGATGCGACGGCGGATGGGTGCGGGTGGGCGAGCAGCCGCTCAGGAACTCGCTTGGCCAAGAGTTGGTGAGCGGTATGAAGCGATTCTTATAGAAGTCGCGTCGGAAGTCGCCGCTGGATCACCCGCCAGTTCGAGTCAAAGCGGAAGAGATTCGTGTGTCTGA
- a CDS encoding glycosyltransferase family 2 protein, with protein sequence MSLISICIPTYKRAQLLVEAVESCLQQDYRPIEILVGDDSPQPAGRQDVEMLCAAASVPLEYLHHSPGLGQAGNVNSLLNAAKGHRLLLLHDDDRLLPGALSTLSDCFKRHPEIVAAYGRQRLIQDDGTDLGDRAAESLNQSFRKSLTHAGLQTDSVEAALQRQFPNNAYLVATDKAKAIGFREKTEVGDACDTDFGVRLAIANPGPRFYLTATYTAEYRITRMAISRTSKSTADYYRFLLRLEVPEASEQTKQTVLTHIAANAAGQLARQGARQEAMSVYLSRWYGWRRRLSPRGLSHLARILLPIHDSMNPRH encoded by the coding sequence ATGAGCCTCATTTCAATATGCATACCGACCTACAAGCGCGCTCAACTCTTAGTTGAGGCAGTCGAGTCATGCTTGCAGCAAGATTATCGCCCAATAGAGATCCTCGTCGGCGACGACTCACCACAACCGGCGGGACGACAGGATGTCGAGATGCTCTGCGCCGCCGCTTCCGTTCCGCTGGAGTACCTTCATCATTCCCCCGGGCTTGGCCAGGCTGGGAATGTCAATTCTTTACTCAATGCAGCGAAGGGCCATCGACTTCTGCTTTTGCACGACGACGACCGTTTACTCCCTGGAGCTCTCTCGACCCTCTCCGACTGTTTCAAGCGCCACCCTGAGATCGTAGCCGCCTACGGCCGTCAAAGACTCATCCAAGATGACGGAACCGACCTCGGCGATAGGGCGGCGGAGTCCTTGAATCAGAGTTTTCGGAAAAGTCTTACGCACGCTGGACTCCAGACCGACTCGGTTGAAGCCGCGCTTCAAAGACAATTCCCCAACAACGCGTATCTCGTTGCGACCGATAAGGCGAAGGCGATTGGATTCCGTGAAAAGACGGAGGTTGGCGATGCCTGCGATACGGACTTCGGCGTACGCCTCGCAATAGCGAATCCAGGACCAAGGTTCTACCTGACGGCTACCTATACTGCGGAGTATCGAATCACTCGCATGGCCATCTCGCGAACTTCGAAATCGACAGCCGACTACTATCGGTTCCTTCTGCGCCTGGAAGTTCCGGAGGCCTCGGAGCAGACCAAGCAAACGGTACTGACTCATATCGCTGCGAATGCAGCCGGGCAGCTGGCTCGGCAAGGCGCCCGGCAGGAAGCGATGAGCGTTTACTTATCACGTTGGTACGGCTGGAGGCGTCGATTGAGTCCGCGGGGCCTTTCCCATCTAGCCCGAATACTCTTACCGATACACGACTCAATGAACCCTCGTCATTGA
- a CDS encoding O-antigen ligase family protein — MSNVYPAPVIRHRRVKKTSTAEINARNRYAVLCLIINFGVLALCAKMGALRLPDLVVTIPTLLGAFTLAMRDSKRLGTYVICVWMLSRFVRRLIDWQLGGFESLTVLSLLPMMTSLTLIIPTIPRLHRLPNRVAQALLLLIAPTMVGAIIGVVSYGSAAIVDTGGWLLPLLFVPYFAVKPTPLADRLATLHDVVALAAVVAAYGWFQFVFLPPWDAMWLRESGMTSSMGLAETMSVRVWGTLSSTGPAAAFWAAALGLLLCGVRPAPARGVVHCLLIGSALLLSRVRVCWLSPLVGLITYGVLRGKRGVGEAMGIGVLITVVVGVATMLPGGDLVSERLQSFCNLDRDNSLRARLRIASDLMESIAEHPFGQGIGYTSANKLNGGGGKVTGLDNGIGAVIYSLGLPGAMLWFVGLASLVAAMRAKVKQSTGACRRIAVASLVQLSMSFASLASAFFLAGEMGIVTWLTAGLALAPTSETGAKPITANGPASLAFTTGDRPHGPELA, encoded by the coding sequence ATGAGTAACGTCTACCCCGCACCGGTGATCAGGCATCGACGCGTGAAGAAGACTTCGACGGCTGAGATCAACGCACGTAATCGTTACGCCGTTCTGTGCTTGATCATCAACTTCGGCGTGCTGGCGTTGTGCGCAAAGATGGGGGCGCTCCGCCTGCCAGATCTGGTCGTCACGATCCCGACACTCTTGGGCGCGTTCACACTAGCGATGCGGGACAGCAAGCGGCTTGGTACGTACGTCATCTGCGTCTGGATGCTGTCTCGATTCGTCCGCCGTTTGATCGACTGGCAGTTGGGAGGCTTTGAGTCACTCACCGTGCTCAGCCTGCTCCCGATGATGACATCGCTTACGCTTATCATTCCCACGATTCCGCGGCTGCACCGACTGCCCAACCGAGTGGCGCAAGCCTTACTTCTACTCATCGCCCCGACGATGGTCGGAGCCATCATTGGGGTCGTTTCGTACGGTAGCGCGGCGATCGTCGATACCGGGGGCTGGCTGTTGCCTCTCCTATTTGTCCCCTACTTCGCCGTGAAGCCGACACCGCTCGCTGATCGCCTTGCCACGTTGCATGATGTTGTTGCGCTCGCCGCCGTTGTCGCCGCGTACGGCTGGTTTCAATTCGTTTTTCTACCGCCTTGGGACGCGATGTGGCTGCGAGAGTCCGGCATGACGAGTAGTATGGGCCTAGCCGAGACGATGAGCGTCCGCGTGTGGGGAACACTGAGCTCGACGGGCCCCGCCGCCGCTTTCTGGGCAGCGGCCCTAGGGCTGCTGTTGTGCGGCGTCCGCCCCGCCCCCGCAAGAGGAGTGGTGCACTGCCTACTGATTGGAAGCGCGCTGCTCTTGTCACGCGTCCGCGTCTGCTGGTTGTCGCCCCTCGTTGGCTTGATCACTTACGGCGTTCTCCGCGGAAAAAGGGGCGTTGGGGAAGCCATGGGCATTGGGGTGTTGATTACGGTCGTCGTGGGGGTGGCGACTATGCTGCCGGGCGGCGACCTCGTCTCCGAACGGTTGCAATCTTTCTGCAACCTCGATCGAGACAACAGTCTACGCGCCCGCCTGCGCATCGCATCGGACTTGATGGAATCGATTGCTGAGCATCCGTTCGGTCAGGGGATAGGTTATACGTCGGCGAATAAGCTCAACGGCGGAGGAGGGAAGGTGACCGGTTTGGACAACGGAATCGGGGCGGTCATCTATTCGCTAGGCCTCCCCGGCGCCATGCTTTGGTTCGTCGGCCTTGCTAGTCTCGTGGCGGCTATGCGCGCCAAGGTCAAGCAATCGACGGGCGCCTGTCGCCGGATCGCTGTGGCGAGCCTGGTCCAGCTGTCGATGTCATTTGCTTCGCTCGCATCGGCGTTCTTTCTGGCTGGTGAGATGGGGATCGTCACTTGGCTGACAGCGGGGTTGGCGTTAGCGCCAACTTCCGAGACAGGGGCCAAACCGATAACGGCAAATGGCCCTGCCTCGCTGGCCTTCACTACAGGGGACAGACCTCATGGTCCAGAATTGGCTTAA